In Papaver somniferum cultivar HN1 chromosome 1, ASM357369v1, whole genome shotgun sequence, a genomic segment contains:
- the LOC113276507 gene encoding tubby-like F-box protein 1, with amino-acid sequence MATLRRAFLLTTKGGGRRRNSSFSLIQELLHNTHPREEEEIIECQDEDKEDDDDDDDSDCWSKMLPEILENIIQRVELSEDRWPIRKSVVSCACVCKRWRDVTKGIVKSPLQTGKITFPSSLKQPGPRDFPLQCFIKRNKKNSTFYLYLGLTPTFMDKGKFLLAARRFRRGAHTEYIISLDADDISQGSNAYVGKLSSDFLGTKFTIYDSQPPFNGAKPSNCPSTRRFASKQISPQVPAGNFEIGQVSYKFNLLKSRGPRRMLCNLRSSETKQVTDEEAQKKDVELQGVTATSDSMVLRNKAPRWHEPLQCWCLNFHGRVTVASVKNFQLAAVVDPSQPGGKGDEDVVLLQFGKVGDDMFTMDYRQPLSAFQAFAICLTSFGTKLACE; translated from the exons ATGGCTACTCTGAGAAGAGCATTTCTTCTCACAACCAAAGGAGGAGGAAGaaggagaaattcttctttttcattaatcCAGGAATTACTTCACAATACCCAtcccagagaagaagaagaaatcattgaATGCCaagatgaagataaagaagatgatgatgatgatgatgattcggATTGCTGGTCTAAAATGTTACCGGAGATTCTCGAAAACATTATTCAACGAGTTGAATTGAGCGAAGATCGATGGCCGATTCGTAAAAGTGTTGTTTCCTGTGCTTGTGTGTGTAAGAGATGGAGAGATGTTACTAAAGGGATTGTTAAATCTCCTCTTCAAActggaaaaattactttccctTCTTCCCTCAAACAG CCGGGACCTCGAGATTTTCCGCTACAATGTTTTATTAAACGGAACAAGAAGAACTCTACGTTTTATCTTTATCTTGGACTTACCCCAA CTTTCATGGATAAGGGAAAATTTCTCTTAGCAGCACGAAGGTTCAGGCGTGGTGCCCATACAGAGTATATTATATCACTTGACGCAGATGATATATCTCAAGGAAGTAATGCATATGTTGGGAAGTTGAG CTCCGATTTCCTTGGGACCAAATTCACAATCTACGATAGTCAACCTCCTTTTAATGGTGCAAAGCCCTCGAACTGTCCGTCAACCCGCCGTTTTGCTAGTAAGCAAATAAGCCCCCAGGTTCCTGCTGGCAACTTTGAAATCGGCCAGGTATCTTACAAGTTCAATCTCTTAAAGTCAAGAGGTCCAAGAAGGATGCTGTGCAATCTGCGGAGTTCGGAGACAAAACAAGTTACTGACGAAGAAGCGCAGAAGAAGGATGTTGAGTTGCAGGGTGTGACAGCCACTTCTGACTCTATGGTTCTGAGGAACAAAGCTCCAAGGTGGCATGAGCCCTTGCAGTGCTGGTGCTTGAATTTTCATGGTCGGGTAACAGTTGCTTCAGTGAAGAACTTTCAGTTGGCTGCGGTAGTAGATCCTAGCCAACCAGGAGGAAAAGGAGACGAGGATGTCGTGCTCTTACAGTTTGGAAAGGTTGGTGATGACATGTTCACAATGGATTACAGACAGCCTCTATCCGCTTTCCAAGCATTTGCCATCTGCCTCACTAGCTTTGGAACAAAACTAGCCTGTGagtaa
- the LOC113276513 gene encoding multiprotein-bridging factor 1a-like yields MSGFTQDWEPVVIRKKAPTSAAKKDEKAVNAARRAGAEIETVKKSTAGTNKAASSGTSLNTRKLDEETDVLAHERVPSELKKNIMQARLDKKMTQSQLAQLINEKPQIVQEYESGKAIPNQQIITKLERVLGVKLRGKK; encoded by the exons atgtcAGGATTCACACAAGATTGGGAACCAGTTGTGATCCGTAAGAAAGCACCAACATCCGCTGCTAAGAAAGATGAGAAAGCTGTGAACGCTGCCAGACGTGCCGGTGCAGAGATTGAAACTGTTAAGAAAT CTACTGCGGGAACAAATAAAGCTGCCTCCAGCGGAACTTCATTGAACACGAGGAAACTTGATGAAGAAACAGACGTTCTTGCGC ATGAAAGAGTACcatctgaactaaagaaaaacatCATGCAGGCTCGTTTGGACAAGAAAATGACTCAATCTCAACTTGCACAG CTGATCAATGAGAAGCCACAAATTGTCCAGGAGTATGAATCTGGGAAGGCCATACCAAACCAACAGATAATTACAAAGCTGGAAAGGGTTCTTGGTGTGAAGCTCCGAGGAAAGAAGTAA